The proteins below are encoded in one region of Aeromonas jandaei:
- a CDS encoding ABC transporter permease translates to MRFDQPGRTLRVAAYGGLAFLHFPILFIFLYAFTTESKSYQFPPPGFTLHWVAVTFERPDVWRAIQLSLEVASLATLVALLLGTLAAAAIARSRFFGQEMVSLMLILPIALPGIVTGLALRSAYGALEIPFSFWTIVIGHATFCVVVVYNNALARFRRTNRSLIEASMDLGADGFQTVRYVILPNIATALLAGGMLAFALSFDEVIVTTFTAGQQTTLPIWMYQELIRPRDRPVTNVVALIIVAVTTVPILLAYYLTRDGNDAVR, encoded by the coding sequence ATGCGCTTTGATCAACCGGGTCGTACCCTGCGGGTGGCCGCTTACGGCGGACTCGCCTTCCTGCACTTTCCGATCCTCTTTATCTTTCTCTATGCCTTCACCACCGAGAGCAAGAGTTACCAGTTCCCGCCGCCGGGTTTTACCCTCCACTGGGTTGCGGTGACCTTCGAGCGGCCCGATGTCTGGCGCGCCATCCAGCTCTCGCTGGAGGTGGCGAGCCTTGCCACTCTGGTTGCCCTGTTGTTGGGGACGCTGGCAGCCGCCGCCATCGCCCGCAGCCGCTTCTTCGGTCAGGAGATGGTCTCGCTGATGCTGATCCTGCCTATCGCCCTGCCGGGGATAGTGACCGGTCTGGCGCTGCGTTCGGCCTACGGTGCGTTGGAGATCCCCTTCAGCTTCTGGACCATCGTCATCGGCCACGCCACCTTCTGCGTGGTGGTGGTCTACAACAATGCGCTGGCCCGTTTTCGCCGAACCAACCGCTCGCTTATCGAGGCATCGATGGATCTCGGGGCCGACGGTTTCCAGACCGTGCGATACGTCATCCTGCCCAACATCGCCACAGCGCTGCTGGCGGGGGGCATGCTGGCCTTTGCCCTCAGTTTTGACGAGGTTATCGTCACCACCTTTACCGCCGGCCAGCAGACCACGCTGCCCATCTGGATGTATCAGGAGCTGATCCGGCCGCGAGATCGCCCGGTCACCAACGTGGTTGCCCTTATCATCGTCGCCGTCACCACGGTGCCGATCCTGCTCGCCTATTACCTGACCCGCGATGGCAACGACGCCGTGCGCTAA
- a CDS encoding ABC transporter permease, translating to MNSASLTMPTVLPRAPLRRRLSNLLYGRSGLLLGILLGPPLIWLGLIYAGSLLMLLSNSFFGLDEFSGQIRHEFTWQNFIDLARPENRDVILRTVVMSLLVTLACALIAFPIAYYMARYTRGRQRAFFYIAIMLPLWSSYLVRVYAWKLILAKEGAVNWLAGQLGLDGVLQALLSLPEIGGPSLSFSRIGTFIVFVYVWLPFMILPIQAAVERIPLSLIEASADLGATPGQTFRTLLLPLALPGVVAGSIFTFSLTLGDYIIPGIIGNSTLYIGQVVYMQQGTAGNLPFAAAFSLVPILIIAVYLMVAKRLGAFDAL from the coding sequence ATGAACAGTGCGAGTCTGACCATGCCAACCGTGCTTCCCCGTGCGCCGCTGCGTCGGCGCCTCTCGAACCTGCTTTATGGCCGCTCCGGTCTGCTGCTGGGGATCCTGCTCGGGCCGCCGCTCATCTGGCTTGGCCTTATCTATGCCGGCTCCCTGCTGATGCTGCTCTCCAACTCCTTTTTCGGGCTCGACGAGTTCAGCGGCCAGATCCGCCACGAGTTCACCTGGCAGAACTTTATCGATCTGGCGCGCCCCGAAAACCGGGATGTGATCCTGCGTACCGTGGTCATGTCCCTGCTGGTGACGCTGGCCTGCGCCCTGATCGCCTTTCCGATTGCCTATTACATGGCGCGCTACACCAGAGGGCGGCAGCGAGCTTTTTTCTATATCGCCATCATGCTGCCGCTCTGGTCGAGCTATCTGGTGCGGGTCTACGCCTGGAAGCTGATCCTCGCCAAGGAGGGGGCGGTGAACTGGCTGGCGGGTCAGCTGGGGCTGGACGGGGTGTTGCAGGCGCTGCTCAGTCTGCCGGAGATTGGCGGCCCCTCGCTGTCATTCTCACGGATCGGCACCTTTATCGTCTTTGTTTATGTCTGGCTCCCCTTCATGATCCTGCCCATTCAGGCGGCCGTGGAGCGGATCCCTCTCTCCCTCATCGAGGCGAGCGCCGATCTCGGAGCCACTCCGGGGCAGACCTTCCGTACCCTGCTGCTGCCGCTGGCGCTGCCGGGGGTAGTGGCCGGCTCCATCTTCACCTTCTCGCTGACCCTTGGCGACTACATCATCCCGGGAATTATCGGCAACTCCACCCTCTACATCGGTCAGGTGGTCTACATGCAGCAGGGGACGGCGGGCAACCTGCCTTTCGCCGCGGCTTTCTCGCTGGTGCCCATTCTCATCATCGCCGTCTATCTGATGGTGGCAAAACGTCTGGGGGCTTTCGATGCGCTTTGA
- a CDS encoding ABC transporter ATP-binding protein gives MHAVQFERVSRHYGAVKAVDEVSLAIAPGEFFSLLGPSGSGKTTCLRMLAGFEYPTGGTIRLFGEECSTRPPYERPLNTVFQDYALFPNMNVRDNIAYGLMIKGIDKATRHRRADEMLELVRLPGVGDRRPGQLSGGQRQRIAIARALINQPRVLLLDEPLGALDLKLREQMQLELKALQRQLGITFIFVTHDQQEALSMSDRICIFNQGRIEQVASPETIYDTPATPFVARFVGSVNLFEGEAARRLTGQSGQVMVRPERIRLATAGVPGWSGEVREVEYLGPYVRYRVRIDSDIELIVNHPNEGQARLPLGERVSLSWAAPAVHALGATP, from the coding sequence ATGCACGCAGTTCAGTTTGAACGGGTGAGCCGTCACTATGGCGCCGTCAAGGCGGTGGACGAGGTGTCGCTGGCCATCGCGCCGGGGGAGTTCTTCTCCCTGCTGGGGCCGAGCGGTTCCGGCAAGACCACCTGTCTGCGGATGCTGGCCGGGTTCGAGTACCCGACCGGTGGCACCATCCGCCTCTTTGGCGAGGAGTGCTCGACGCGTCCACCCTACGAGCGCCCTCTCAATACCGTTTTTCAGGATTACGCCCTCTTTCCCAACATGAATGTGCGGGACAACATCGCCTACGGGCTGATGATCAAGGGGATCGACAAGGCCACCCGCCACCGCCGCGCCGACGAGATGCTCGAACTGGTACGCCTGCCCGGGGTGGGGGATCGCCGGCCGGGTCAGCTCTCCGGTGGTCAGCGCCAGCGCATCGCCATCGCGCGGGCCCTCATCAATCAGCCGCGGGTGCTGCTGCTGGATGAACCGCTCGGCGCTCTCGATCTCAAGCTGCGCGAGCAGATGCAGCTTGAACTCAAGGCGCTGCAGCGCCAGCTCGGCATCACCTTTATCTTCGTGACCCACGATCAGCAGGAGGCGCTCTCTATGAGCGACCGCATCTGCATCTTCAATCAGGGTCGCATCGAGCAGGTCGCCTCTCCCGAGACCATCTACGACACGCCAGCCACCCCCTTCGTGGCCCGCTTTGTTGGCAGCGTCAACCTGTTTGAAGGAGAAGCCGCCCGCCGTCTCACCGGCCAGAGCGGTCAGGTGATGGTGCGCCCGGAGCGGATCCGGCTCGCCACGGCCGGTGTGCCCGGCTGGTCCGGCGAGGTGCGCGAGGTGGAGTATCTCGGCCCCTATGTGCGTTACCGGGTGCGCATCGACAGTGACATCGAACTCATCGTCAACCACCCCAACGAGGGACAGGCGCGCCTGCCGCTCGGGGAGCGGGTCTCGCTGAGCTGGGCGGCACCCGCCGTGCATGCTCTGGGAGCGACCCCATGA
- a CDS encoding ABC transporter substrate-binding protein has product MRLTALCLGLLASSLPLHAAQKGEGQVDIVAWAGYVERGETDKNYDWVTGFEQATGCKVTVKTAATSDEMVALMNEGGFDLVTASGDASLRLIAGGKVQPLDLSRIPSWSKVDPRLQNAPWHTVNGKHYGVPYQWGSNVLMYNTKVFPKAPDSWSVVFEAQTLPDGKPNKGRIQAFDGPIYIADAALYLMTHKPELGIKDPYELNEDQYKAALELLRQQRQLVGRYWHDAFVQIDDFKNEGVVASSSWPFQANTLAADKQPVATVVPKEGVTGWADTTMLHAEAKHPVCAYQWLEHSLDNKLQGDLASWFGSVPVVPAACQGNALLGAEGCKTNGADNFARVHFWRTPVSQCKSQGTCVPYYRWVSDYIAILGGR; this is encoded by the coding sequence ATGAGACTGACCGCACTCTGTCTCGGATTGCTGGCGTCGTCCCTGCCGCTGCACGCAGCGCAGAAAGGGGAGGGACAGGTCGACATCGTCGCCTGGGCCGGCTACGTGGAGCGGGGCGAAACCGACAAGAACTATGACTGGGTGACCGGTTTCGAGCAGGCTACCGGCTGCAAGGTGACGGTCAAGACCGCCGCTACATCGGACGAGATGGTCGCCCTGATGAATGAAGGGGGCTTTGATCTGGTGACCGCCTCGGGAGATGCCAGTCTGCGGCTCATCGCCGGTGGCAAGGTGCAACCCCTCGATCTGTCGCGCATCCCCAGCTGGAGCAAGGTGGATCCCCGTCTGCAAAATGCCCCTTGGCACACGGTAAACGGCAAGCACTACGGCGTGCCCTACCAGTGGGGCTCCAACGTCCTGATGTACAACACCAAGGTCTTCCCCAAGGCCCCCGACTCCTGGTCCGTGGTGTTCGAAGCCCAGACCCTGCCCGATGGCAAGCCCAACAAGGGGCGCATTCAGGCCTTTGATGGCCCCATCTATATCGCCGACGCCGCTCTCTATCTGATGACGCACAAGCCGGAGCTGGGGATCAAGGATCCCTATGAGCTGAACGAGGATCAGTACAAGGCTGCGCTGGAGTTGCTGCGCCAGCAACGGCAGCTGGTCGGTCGCTACTGGCACGACGCCTTCGTGCAGATCGATGACTTCAAGAATGAGGGGGTGGTGGCGTCGAGCTCCTGGCCGTTCCAGGCCAATACCCTGGCCGCGGACAAGCAGCCGGTCGCCACCGTGGTGCCCAAAGAGGGGGTCACCGGCTGGGCTGATACCACCATGCTGCACGCCGAAGCCAAACACCCGGTTTGTGCCTATCAGTGGCTCGAACACTCCCTCGACAACAAGCTGCAGGGGGATCTCGCCTCCTGGTTTGGTTCCGTGCCTGTGGTGCCCGCGGCTTGCCAGGGCAATGCCCTGCTCGGCGCCGAGGGGTGCAAGACCAATGGGGCTGACAACTTTGCCCGGGTGCACTTCTGGCGTACCCCGGTCAGCCAGTGCAAGAGCCAGGGTACCTGCGTCCCTTACTACCGCTGGGTCTCCGATTACATCGCCATTCTTGGCGGCCGCTGA
- a CDS encoding LysR family transcriptional regulator has protein sequence MNFTFRQIRYFVAVADSLSVSRAAQELHISQSAVTGAIRELEEGVGATLFERGPRGVTLTPQGHQFLLHARRILGAMSDAAHSLKGTAREEEGSLTIGVTSLVAGYYLSDALGRFRRLFPAVHIEVKEDEQAFLEHQLVNGEIDVGLLMTNRTIRHEAFDTELLTRSPLRLWLPVNHPLCAQPSISLTELANEPLIALTADQMEQVIQAGLRRYGLRPRIVLRTGSVEAVRSLVTSHLGLALLPDFAYRPWSLEQERVEAREIKEPIPAIDIGLVWRRGSRLPWAAREFIEIAKEQGRLRARLGPAR, from the coding sequence ATGAACTTCACTTTTCGCCAGATCCGCTATTTCGTGGCCGTTGCCGACAGTCTGTCGGTCAGCCGTGCAGCCCAGGAGCTGCACATCTCCCAGTCCGCTGTCACTGGCGCCATTCGCGAGCTGGAGGAGGGGGTAGGCGCCACCCTGTTCGAGCGTGGCCCGCGCGGGGTGACGCTCACCCCTCAGGGCCACCAGTTTCTGCTCCATGCCCGGCGCATCCTCGGCGCCATGAGCGATGCGGCCCACTCCCTCAAAGGAACCGCACGCGAAGAGGAGGGAAGTCTCACCATAGGTGTCACCAGTCTGGTGGCGGGTTACTACCTCTCCGATGCCCTCGGCCGCTTTCGCCGCCTCTTTCCGGCAGTGCATATCGAAGTGAAAGAGGATGAGCAGGCGTTTCTCGAGCACCAGCTGGTCAATGGCGAGATCGATGTGGGGCTCTTGATGACCAACCGCACCATCCGCCATGAGGCGTTCGATACCGAGCTGCTGACCCGCTCACCGCTGCGGCTCTGGCTGCCGGTCAATCACCCCCTCTGCGCCCAGCCCTCCATCTCGTTGACCGAACTGGCCAACGAGCCGCTCATCGCCCTCACTGCCGACCAGATGGAGCAAGTGATTCAGGCTGGCCTGCGTCGTTATGGCCTGCGGCCGCGTATCGTGCTGCGCACCGGTTCGGTGGAGGCGGTACGCAGTCTGGTGACCAGCCACCTCGGTCTGGCCCTGCTGCCTGATTTTGCCTATCGTCCCTGGTCGCTGGAGCAGGAGCGGGTGGAGGCGCGGGAGATCAAGGAGCCGATCCCCGCCATCGATATCGGACTGGTGTGGCGACGTGGCTCGCGTCTGCCGTGGGCGGCGCGCGAGTTTATTGAAATAGCCAAGGAGCAGGGGCGGCTGCGCGCCCGGCTAGGGCCGGCCAGATAG
- a CDS encoding SLC13 family permease → MNSELVWVLSLLAGAIYLFMTNKVRMDVVALLIIILFVLSGTLTLPEALAGFSDPNVILIAALFVVGDGLVRTGIAYQVGDALVKVAGSSETKLLVLLMVAVATLGAVMSSTGVVAIFIPVVLSVANRMGIPAGRLMMPLGFAGLISGMMTLVATPPNMVVNSELMRHGIHGFTFFSFTPLGALILLCGIVYMLLVRGSLVGEGEEGKGKQSGRRTFRDLIRDYRLTGRARRLALRPDSPLIGHTLDELQLRARYGAHVIGVERWRKFRRVMVPVSGISEFQARDVLLIDMSDPEIDIREFCSEARLEPMILRGEYFSDQAREVGMAEVSLIPESSLLGKTVREVTFRSTYGLSVVGLRRDGETMGGKLVDEPLQMGDTLLVVGNWSHIRLLQTHSRDFLLMGLPAEVDEMAPARSQAIHALICLGVMILLMVTDPVPNVIAALIACLLMGKFRCIDMESAYKSIHWPTLILIVGMLPFALALQKTGGVDLIVGGLMSAVGDMGPRVMLASLFALCAVIGLFISNTATAVLMAPIALGTAQQMGVSPYPFAMTIAIAASAAFMTPVSSPVNTLVLGPGNYKFADFIRIGVPFTLLVMAVSVVAIPWFFPF, encoded by the coding sequence TTGAATTCCGAGCTTGTCTGGGTGCTCTCTCTGCTGGCGGGTGCCATCTATCTCTTCATGACCAATAAAGTCCGGATGGACGTGGTCGCCCTGTTGATCATCATTCTCTTTGTGCTGAGCGGCACCCTCACTCTGCCGGAGGCGCTGGCGGGCTTCAGCGATCCCAACGTTATTCTGATTGCCGCCCTCTTCGTGGTCGGGGATGGGTTGGTGCGCACCGGTATCGCCTATCAGGTGGGGGATGCGCTGGTGAAGGTGGCGGGCAGCAGCGAGACCAAACTGCTGGTGCTGCTGATGGTGGCGGTGGCAACGCTGGGGGCGGTGATGAGCAGCACCGGGGTGGTGGCCATTTTCATCCCGGTGGTGCTGAGCGTGGCGAACCGGATGGGGATCCCGGCCGGTCGCCTGATGATGCCCCTCGGTTTTGCCGGGCTGATCAGCGGCATGATGACGCTGGTGGCCACGCCCCCCAACATGGTGGTCAACAGCGAGCTGATGCGTCACGGCATTCACGGCTTCACCTTTTTCAGCTTCACACCGCTCGGCGCCCTGATCCTGCTGTGCGGGATTGTCTACATGCTGCTGGTACGCGGCTCCCTGGTGGGCGAGGGCGAAGAGGGCAAAGGCAAGCAGAGCGGACGCCGAACCTTTCGCGACCTTATCCGCGACTATCGCCTTACCGGCCGGGCTCGCCGGTTGGCGCTACGCCCCGATTCACCACTGATTGGCCATACCCTGGATGAGTTGCAACTGCGCGCCCGCTATGGCGCCCACGTCATCGGGGTAGAGCGCTGGCGCAAGTTTCGCCGGGTGATGGTGCCGGTCTCGGGGATCAGTGAATTTCAGGCCAGGGATGTGCTGCTGATCGACATGTCCGATCCTGAAATCGACATTCGCGAGTTTTGCAGCGAGGCGCGGCTCGAACCGATGATCCTGCGCGGCGAGTACTTCTCCGATCAGGCGCGGGAGGTGGGGATGGCCGAGGTGTCGCTTATTCCCGAGTCGAGCCTGCTTGGTAAAACCGTGCGCGAGGTGACCTTCCGCTCCACCTACGGTTTGAGCGTGGTGGGGCTGCGCCGGGATGGCGAGACGATGGGGGGCAAGCTGGTGGATGAGCCGCTGCAGATGGGGGATACCCTGCTGGTGGTGGGCAACTGGAGTCATATCCGGCTGCTGCAAACCCACAGCCGAGACTTTCTGCTGATGGGGCTGCCGGCCGAGGTAGACGAGATGGCGCCAGCGCGCAGCCAGGCCATTCACGCCCTTATCTGCCTCGGGGTGATGATCCTGCTGATGGTGACCGACCCGGTGCCCAACGTCATTGCCGCGCTGATCGCCTGTCTGCTGATGGGCAAGTTTCGCTGCATCGACATGGAGAGCGCCTACAAGTCGATCCACTGGCCGACCCTGATCCTGATTGTCGGCATGTTGCCCTTCGCGCTGGCGCTGCAAAAAACCGGCGGGGTGGATCTCATCGTGGGCGGGTTGATGAGCGCAGTGGGGGATATGGGGCCGCGAGTGATGCTGGCCAGCCTGTTTGCTCTCTGCGCCGTGATCGGTTTGTTCATCTCCAACACGGCGACGGCGGTATTGATGGCGCCGATTGCCTTGGGCACGGCGCAGCAGATGGGAGTCTCGCCCTATCCATTTGCCATGACCATCGCCATCGCCGCCTCGGCTGCCTTCATGACGCCGGTCTCGTCACCGGTGAATACCCTGGTATTGGGGCCGGGCAACTACAAGTTCGCCGACTTTATCCGTATCGGCGTCCCCTTCACCCTGTTGGTGATGGCGGTGAGCGTGGTAGCCATTCCCTGGTTCTTCCCGTTCTGA
- the pnuC gene encoding nicotinamide riboside transporter PnuC, whose protein sequence is MSIFELFSINNTLVTIPLGGGYAMSWIEAIGTLFGLACIWFASQEKTINYLFGLINVTLFAIIFFQIQLYGLLLLQLFFFCANVYGWYAWTRPANDQGDTLQIRWLSKSKLIVTAVVSVLAIALLTRYIDPVFAALARTSVALLNLCGAGLATPEPSPDAFPFWDATMTVLSVVAQILMTRKYVENWILWVVINIISIGIYAAQGVYAMSLEYLILLFIAANGTRLWVIAAKRQPQGV, encoded by the coding sequence ATGAGCATATTCGAGCTGTTCAGCATCAATAACACGCTAGTGACCATACCGCTGGGCGGCGGCTACGCCATGTCGTGGATTGAAGCCATAGGTACCCTGTTCGGGCTGGCCTGCATCTGGTTCGCCAGTCAGGAGAAGACCATCAACTACCTGTTCGGTCTTATCAACGTCACCCTGTTTGCCATCATCTTCTTCCAGATCCAGCTCTACGGGCTGTTACTGCTGCAGCTGTTCTTCTTCTGCGCCAACGTCTACGGCTGGTACGCCTGGACCCGCCCGGCCAACGATCAGGGGGATACCCTGCAGATCCGCTGGCTCAGCAAATCCAAGCTCATCGTCACTGCCGTGGTGAGCGTGCTGGCCATCGCCCTGCTGACCCGCTACATCGACCCGGTATTCGCGGCGCTGGCGCGCACCTCGGTCGCCCTGCTCAACCTGTGTGGTGCCGGACTTGCCACTCCCGAGCCCTCCCCCGATGCCTTCCCGTTCTGGGATGCCACTATGACGGTTCTCTCGGTGGTCGCCCAGATCCTGATGACCCGCAAATATGTGGAGAACTGGATCCTCTGGGTGGTTATCAACATCATCAGCATCGGTATCTATGCAGCGCAGGGGGTCTACGCCATGTCGCTCGAATACCTGATCCTGCTCTTTATCGCCGCCAACGGCACCCGCCTCTGGGTGATTGCCGCCAAGCGCCAGCCACAGGGGGTATAA
- a CDS encoding nucleoside phosphorylase, with protein sequence MTLLPHLQCRPDQIAERVVLCGDPARVDRIASQLDECEVLGQHREFRLINGRYQGVPITVCSTGIGGASAIIALEELVQAGARSLIRVGSAGALQHDIGLGDLIVVEGAVRNEGASQAYLPAEYPACADIWLQAALLNQVAASGQPHWHGLVRSHDSFYRDDEQEVCRYWHARGVLGADMETASLLAVGRLRKVRVAAVLCNVVLFEQDVQDGVNEYANAEQAMMNGERNAIAAALHALVQ encoded by the coding sequence ATGACGCTGCTACCCCATCTCCAGTGCCGCCCCGACCAGATTGCCGAGCGGGTGGTGCTGTGCGGCGACCCGGCCCGGGTTGATCGCATCGCCAGCCAGCTCGACGAGTGCGAAGTGCTGGGCCAGCACCGGGAGTTTCGTCTCATAAATGGCCGTTATCAGGGAGTGCCGATCACGGTTTGCAGCACCGGCATCGGCGGTGCCTCGGCCATCATAGCGCTGGAGGAGCTGGTGCAGGCGGGTGCCCGCTCGCTTATTCGGGTCGGCTCTGCCGGCGCCCTGCAGCACGACATCGGTCTTGGCGACCTTATCGTGGTGGAAGGGGCGGTACGCAATGAGGGGGCCTCGCAGGCCTACCTGCCCGCCGAGTACCCCGCCTGCGCCGACATCTGGCTGCAGGCTGCCCTGCTCAATCAGGTGGCGGCCAGCGGCCAGCCTCATTGGCACGGGCTGGTGCGCTCCCACGACAGCTTCTATCGGGATGATGAGCAGGAGGTGTGCCGCTACTGGCATGCCCGTGGTGTGCTGGGCGCAGACATGGAGACCGCCTCCCTGCTTGCCGTGGGGCGCCTGCGCAAGGTGCGGGTTGCCGCCGTGCTCTGCAACGTGGTGCTGTTCGAGCAGGATGTGCAGGATGGGGTCAATGAGTACGCCAACGCCGAGCAGGCTATGATGAACGGCGAGCGAAACGCCATCGCCGCCGCCCTCCACGCCCTGGTGCAATAA
- a CDS encoding Crp/Fnr family transcriptional regulator, with protein MQQQPYPLGRFHAELAKLEPRFAAALEACTLFLRRYLPGESIMRQGELSEQLYLVGAGRVSLNSAVHSGRIFQLGEIECHSQIFGEMEFFSATPVQWNVVAETELDARVICAHKLAQRLLAEPELTLFFAAALASDYLDTLEITTSRLLHPIAYNIAYELWRERQRTPMLGSRKRAHEAARFGTTERVYRRALKELVEQGIVADGSDGPVIADLTRLRAYLDL; from the coding sequence ATGCAGCAACAGCCCTATCCCCTCGGTCGTTTTCACGCCGAACTCGCCAAACTGGAACCCCGCTTTGCCGCGGCGCTGGAAGCGTGCACCCTGTTTCTGCGTCGCTACCTGCCGGGCGAATCGATCATGCGGCAGGGGGAGCTGAGCGAGCAGCTCTATCTGGTGGGCGCAGGGCGGGTCTCCCTCAATAGCGCCGTCCACTCGGGCCGCATCTTCCAGCTTGGCGAGATTGAGTGTCACAGCCAGATCTTCGGCGAAATGGAGTTCTTCAGCGCCACCCCGGTGCAGTGGAACGTGGTGGCCGAGACCGAACTGGACGCCCGGGTCATCTGTGCTCACAAACTGGCCCAGCGCCTGCTGGCCGAGCCCGAGCTGACCCTCTTCTTCGCCGCGGCGCTTGCCAGCGACTATCTCGATACGCTGGAGATCACCACCAGCCGACTGCTCCACCCCATCGCCTACAACATCGCCTATGAGTTGTGGCGAGAACGCCAGCGCACCCCCATGCTGGGGTCACGCAAGCGGGCCCACGAGGCGGCGCGCTTCGGCACCACAGAGCGGGTTTACCGCCGCGCCCTCAAGGAGCTGGTCGAACAGGGCATAGTGGCCGACGGCAGCGACGGCCCCGTTATCGCCGATCTGACCAGGCTGCGCGCCTATCTCGACCTTTGA
- the yqfB gene encoding N(4)-acetylcytidine aminohydrolase → MSTHPEFTFFSRFVADIQAGRKTITIRDESEANWQPGQRLALFTNPEHQPFGTIEVLSVNAVAFDELNDEHARQENMTLPELKQVIRDIYPDLPPLYVIEFQLLEV, encoded by the coding sequence ATGTCTACCCATCCCGAATTCACCTTCTTCAGCCGCTTCGTTGCCGACATTCAGGCGGGCCGCAAGACCATCACCATCCGCGACGAGAGCGAGGCCAACTGGCAGCCCGGCCAGCGGCTGGCGCTGTTCACCAACCCGGAGCACCAGCCCTTCGGCACCATCGAGGTGCTCTCCGTCAATGCTGTAGCCTTCGATGAACTGAATGACGAGCACGCCCGCCAGGAGAACATGACCCTCCCCGAGCTCAAACAGGTGATCCGCGATATCTACCCCGATCTGCCGCCGCTCTATGTGATTGAATTCCAGCTGCTTGAAGTCTGA
- a CDS encoding alpha/beta hydrolase encodes MDIQLEPAIAAMVAEFIAAGRPKASSLSWQARREGYLASAILGGEREEVGVVEEWQHGHYSIRLYQPAPTSSANHPALIYFHGGCFVSGEFDTHDRQMRMLCNRAEALVFAVHTRLAPEHTYPAAHDDALAATLAIMADVEKWHGDPARIVLAGDSAGGHIALITTLRLKEQGAPLPAAQLLIYPMLDAAGDSDSYRQLGDDYLITRDMLLSGFHAYLGELPATHPEASPLHHPALSGLPPTHIVTAEYDPLRDEGEALYRKLLQAGVTATCQRQLGVIHGFFQLAGVSPAARQLIEQLSLFIRRL; translated from the coding sequence ATGGATATACAACTTGAACCGGCCATTGCGGCCATGGTGGCGGAGTTCATCGCTGCAGGCCGCCCCAAGGCGAGTAGCCTGAGCTGGCAGGCACGACGTGAAGGCTATCTTGCTTCGGCCATATTGGGCGGTGAACGGGAGGAGGTTGGCGTTGTCGAAGAGTGGCAACATGGCCATTATTCCATTCGCCTCTATCAGCCGGCGCCCACCTCAAGCGCAAACCATCCGGCCCTGATCTACTTTCATGGCGGCTGTTTTGTCAGCGGCGAGTTCGACACCCACGACCGCCAGATGCGCATGCTGTGTAATCGCGCCGAAGCACTGGTGTTCGCGGTACATACCCGCCTTGCCCCTGAACACACCTATCCTGCAGCACACGACGACGCACTGGCTGCTACGCTCGCCATCATGGCCGATGTGGAGAAATGGCATGGGGATCCGGCACGGATTGTCCTTGCGGGCGACAGTGCCGGCGGGCACATCGCCCTGATCACCACCTTGCGACTCAAGGAGCAAGGCGCACCCTTGCCTGCAGCCCAACTGCTCATCTATCCGATGCTCGATGCTGCGGGCGACAGTGACAGCTATCGGCAGCTAGGGGATGACTACCTCATCACCCGCGACATGCTGTTAAGCGGTTTTCACGCCTATCTGGGTGAACTGCCCGCCACTCACCCCGAAGCCAGCCCGCTCCACCATCCTGCCCTGTCAGGATTGCCGCCGACCCATATCGTAACGGCGGAATATGATCCGCTGCGCGATGAAGGGGAAGCCCTCTATCGCAAACTGCTGCAAGCCGGAGTCACGGCTACCTGTCAGCGGCAACTGGGGGTTATACACGGCTTCTTTCAACTGGCCGGAGTCAGCCCCGCTGCGCGTCAGCTCATTGAACAGCTCTCACTGTTTATCAGGAGACTCTGA
- a CDS encoding DUF1622 domain-containing protein, translating to MFEIASLREGMMHGVELFQLLLEIISIACVVIGLGKTLWLAARMEDHEPGFPRIRLCFGSWLILALEFQLAADILATTVAPSKEELIRLAIIAVIRTFLNYFLGKELEAQAERQQEQRSEQAKAAQ from the coding sequence GTGTTTGAGATAGCGAGCCTGAGAGAAGGGATGATGCACGGGGTCGAGCTGTTCCAGTTGCTGCTGGAGATCATCTCCATCGCCTGTGTGGTGATAGGGCTTGGCAAGACCCTCTGGCTGGCGGCACGGATGGAGGATCACGAACCGGGCTTTCCGCGCATTCGCCTCTGTTTTGGCAGCTGGCTCATTCTGGCGCTGGAGTTCCAGCTCGCCGCCGACATCCTGGCCACCACGGTCGCGCCAAGCAAGGAGGAGCTGATCCGCCTTGCCATCATCGCGGTGATCCGCACCTTCCTGAACTACTTCCTCGGCAAGGAGCTGGAAGCACAAGCGGAACGCCAGCAGGAACAGCGCAGCGAGCAGGCCAAGGCTGCTCAATAA